The Procambarus clarkii isolate CNS0578487 chromosome 91, FALCON_Pclarkii_2.0, whole genome shotgun sequence region GTATGAGTGACCAGGTGTGAGGTACCAGGTGTGAAGGACCAGGTGTATGGGACCTGAGAAGCTAGACTAGTTAAAGGTCAAACCTTAATTAATTACAAATTCTAATTTGTTTCCCttgcccaccaacccccccccccccaccatcaaccccccccccaaccaccaaccaccaccaacccaagATGGAACAGACGCCCGGGTGGTGGggtgggccgggggggggggaggagggggattaATTTGCATACTGATTACATCCGGTGGCCATTTACCTAATCTCTGTAAATGAAGCGTTCTTTGTACGGCGACTGAAGCATCGTCTCGTTAGGCTGAGGGTGGTTGAGAGAGGCTTACGAGCTGGTCCTTACCTATCAGTAGTTACCAGGCagcatcgagagagagagagagagagagagagagagagagagagagagagagagagagagagagagagagagagagagagagagagagagagagagagagagagagagagagagagagagacagagggagagagagagagagagagagacagagagacagagggacagagggagagggagagagagagagagagagagagagagagagagagagagagagagagagagagagagagagagagagagagagagagagagagagagagagagagagacagagagacagagggagagagagagagagagagagacagagggacagagggagagagagagagctctcatGTTCCACCATGATTAAATAAAATACAGCCATACTCGGATTGGGGTGATAAAAGCCTTTTCGGCTAAGGAGAGCTGAacgaagggggagaggggggggtgtaaCCCTTTAATGACTCGCTAATGGTTACAATTTGCTCTGACCTCGTTAAAACCCACAGCCATTGTGGGAGTTAGACTTGGGCCGGGAGAGagtatgggggggagggggggagagtgtatgggggggaggggaatgtatgggggtgggggtgtatggAATGATTCACTCATGGCAGTTAATCTATACAAATATGAGCTTCAAGGACACAAGAATAATGGGGGGGGTCGACACACTATAGTGACACCCGGGTGACACTAGTGCCACCTGGCGACACCTGGGTGACACTAGTGCCACCTGGCGACACCCGGGTGACACTAGTGCCACCTGGCGACACCTGGGTGACACTAGTGCCACTAGGCGACACCCGGGTGACACTAGTGCCACCTGGCGACACCCGGGTGACACTAGTGCCACTAGGCGACACCCTGGTGACACTAGTGCCACCTGGCGACACCCGGGTGACACCAGTGCCACTAGGCGACACCCGGGTGACACTAGTGCCACTAGGCGACATCCGGGTGACATCAGTGCCACTAGGCGACACCCGGGTGACACTAGTGCCACTAGGCGACATCCGAGTGACACCAGTGCCACTAGGCGACACCCGGGTGACACTAGTGCCTCCTGGCGACACCCGGGTGACACTAGTGCCACCTGGCGACACCTGGGTGACACTAGTGCCACCTGGCGACACCCGGGTGACACCAGTGCCACTAGGCGACACCCGGGTGACACTAGTGCCACTAGGCGACATCCGGGTGACACCAGTGCCACTAGGCGACACCCGGGTGACACTAGTGCCACCTGGCGACACCTGGGTGACACTAGTGCCACTAGGCGACACCTGGGTGACACTAGTGCCACTAGACGACACCCGGGTGACACAAGTGCCATACACAGTTGCCATGTCGGAACTAAAACACGCCATTCGACTCGGATTCACAAACACTTACGACACTTACCAAGACACTAAACTTACGACACTTACCAAGACACTAAACTTACGACACTTATCAAGACACTAAACAAGGgcaccatatcttgaggttatcttgagatgatttcggggcttagcatccccgcggcccggtcctccaccaggcctcctttatgttacacacgccaaggaagcagcccgtagcagctgtctaactcccaggtccctatttactgctaggtaacagaggcatcagggcgaaagaaactctgtccattatgtttccgcctccaccggggatcgaacccggaacttcaagactacgaatctgaagcgctgtccactcagctgtcaattATGGTTAGGGACCGACAGCCCCAACCataattgaagaaagatgtacaggtttcgtcaatGCTTGACAAATCCTGGCCCAGGTCATCAACACGTACCTCCTGGTAAACTCACAATCAACCACACAGGTAAACTCACAATCAACCACACAGGTAAACTCGCAAGCGACCACACAGGTAAACTCACAATCAACCACACAGGTAAACTCGCAAGCGACCACACAGGTAAACTCACAATCAACCACACAGGTAAACTCGCAAGCGACCACACAGGTAAACTCACAATCAACCACACAGGTAAACTCGCAAGCGACCACACAGGTAAACTCACAATCAACCACACCGGTAAACTCGCAAGCGACCACACAGGTAAACTCACAATCAACCACACAGGTAAACTCGCAAGCGACCACACAGGTAAACTCACAATCAACCACACAGGTAAACTCGCAATCAACCACACAGGtaaactcacaagcgaccacacaggtaaactcacaagcgaccacacaggtaaactcacaagcgaccacacaggtaaactcacaagcgaccacacaGGTAAACTCCAGCCCCCCCAGCTCAGTGACAAGCCCAAACGTCACCGTCCATTAAAGTAACTTTTACTTTGAACTGCAGATTATGTAAATGTCTTGAcaacgtctccccccccccccacagacggCAGGAGAATATGCATATGAAGATCCAATCTCTTTACCTGAAGGATGTATACTATATACTGTATACTATACGTGTATACTCCACTCTTCCTGTTTTCTCTTCTCGACTACAGGAGATAAGTCTGGTTAATGAGGCACCTTAACATTACTTCAATTACAGAGTGAATATCTTGGGATCGAACTCGCGGCTCTGGGGACtccccaagacacacacacacacgcacacacacacacacacacacacacacacacacacacacacacacacacacacacacacacacacactgctcactTAACCTGATATGCTTAAAAGTAACTCAAGCGTAAGCTCCAGGTGATATCTCAGTGATGGGGTCCAGGAGCTGAGACACGACAGAACAATGGACGAAACGATAGACATAAATTGCAGGAGTTAACGTGTACCTAATTTTAATAGTAGATGAACAAAGATATCGGGTGAAAGAAAACGCTGTCCAAAAGATATTGTCCTGCCGTGAgagtcgaacccgggaccttcTGCCTGTGGAAGGACTAGACAGACACCAATATAAACGGTGGaaagttaaacaaacaaaaaGAACCTTGATGGACAGGTATTTGGTGAGCATGAGGACTGGAACAAGCACTCTCTGCCAGTCACGGAAGAAGACGTCTGGTATATCTGTACCGCCTCACGCCACGCTGTTCTCCTccatgttttagattcagctagtaGGAACAACAAATTacgagcagcacgggctatggcgagcccgcaaCAGTGGCCTTGTATACCACGCCACGCACTCGGAGATTTCAACGCGACCACAGACAGAAACTTTAACACTGTGAAGAGCTTAAACCTCTACAGCAATTTGGTGtcacagttatcttgaggttatcttgagatgatttcggggctttagtgtccccgcggcccggtcctcgaccaggcctccacccccaggaagcagcccgtgacagatggctaacacccaggtacctattttactgctaggtaacaggggcatagggtgaaagaaactctgcccaatgtttctcgccggcgcctgggatcgaacccaggaccacaggatcacaagtctcccAAGCTGACCTGTCACCAATCACCACAGGAACCATTTACCAATTATTACAAGAAATAATATCCATTATACAATGCTTCTTGAGATAGGCTCGTCTTAGTTTCAATAATTGGTAATTAGATCAAATCAAGTAATTATCATACAATTCAATAATCTTTAATTTCGAGAAAATACCTATATCCAATAGGCAGTTTAGAAGTCCATAAACATACACGTGTAGCCAATCAGAGAGAGGAGCTGGATAGTTCCATCCAAGGTTCCTGATTGGTCGTTCCCTGCCGCTTATCACTCTAACATCAAACACCTTGTGGCACGCTAACTATTATTAAGAGAAAAGTCACTATAGTGACATTTGAAAAAGGTGTGATGGAGGGTTTAGTTATGGAAGGTGAGCTGTACTGTATCTGCCCTGAGGCCTGGTTCAGACTTTGGTTCACACACTAGTCTATGcctcacacacaccagactatgcCTCACACACTAAACTATGCCTCACACACTAAACTATGcctcacacacaccagactatg contains the following coding sequences:
- the LOC138359545 gene encoding mucin-22-like, which codes for MATVYGTCVTRVSSSGTSVTQVSPSGTSVTQVSPGGTSVTRVSPSGTGVTRMSPSGTSVTRVSPSGTGVTRVSPGGTSVTQVSPGGTSVTRVSPGGTSVTRVSPSGTGVTRMSPSGTSVTRVSPSGTDVTRMSPSGTSVTRVSPSGTGVTRVSPGGTSVTRVSPSGTSVTRVSPGGTSVTRVSPSGTSVTQVSPGGTSVTRVSPGGTSVTQVSPGGTSVTRVSL